The following are encoded together in the Daucus carota subsp. sativus chromosome 5, DH1 v3.0, whole genome shotgun sequence genome:
- the LOC135153034 gene encoding uncharacterized protein LOC135153034 gives MSKQYRGVKMEKSLLLFILIVTSACVVESYVNETAALYAFDEMPSSVSCDSMRDVPVELRKELRKKMRSSLVALRKKLRHSVISYSTSAQSHGCRECCISSRTWPCRAPKLLYLNPL, from the exons ATGAGTAAACAATATCGGGGTGTGAAAATGGAGAAAAGCTTATTGCTCTTCATACTCATTGTTACATCAG CTTGTGTTGTTGAAAGTTATGTAAATGAGACGGCGGCGTTGTATGCGTTTGATGAGATGCCAAGTTCGGTGTCTTGTGATTCAATGCGAGATGTTCCTGTGGAATTGCGGAAGGAATTGCGGAAGAAGATGAGATCGAGTCTTGTGGCATTGCGGAAGAAATTGAG GCACTCAGTAATCTCGTATTCAACCTCGGCTCAATCACATGGGTGTAGAGAATGTTGTATAAGTTCAAGGACTTGGCCATGTAGAGCCCCAAAGCTTCTGTATTTGAATCCTCTCTGA